Part of the Kushneria marisflavi genome, ACCCAGTGGCCAAAGCGACGCCTGGCCACCGTTGGCATTGCCCTGGCCGCCTCCATGACGGTTTTACTGATACTGCTGGTACTCTGGCACTATCACAACAGCCAGAATATTCGCGATGTCAATCAGGTGGCCCGCACCCGCGTTGACGCGCTCAGCGAGAGACTGGGTCAGGAGATCAGCGTCAGCGACCAGGCCATGCAGCGCTTTGCCATTAGTTGGGACTCTGCCGGAAGCCTGCCATCCAGTCGTGCATGGACGCACCGAGCCAAACACCTTGTTGAACATTTCGACTATATGCGAACCATTGCCTATATCGATCGGCAAGGACCTCGTATCCGGCACGCCTATCCGCTGCAGAACAATCAGCCCCTGCTCGGCCATCACGTACTCTCCAGTGATGATGACATCGCTCTGCCCGATGCCCTGCAGGGGAATGCCAGTGCGACCGGCATGGTCAGTCTGACCAACGGCGGGCGTGGCGTGATCTTCTATCAACCCATCCACGACCTTGACACAGCCGCCATTAACGGCGCGGCGGGCTTCGTGATCGATCCGGCACGCCTGTTTGCAACCATCGATGATGCGCAGGACAGCCAGAACTTTCGCATTAGGGTGATGCAGAATGGCACGACGTTGTACAGCTCCAATACTCGTGAAGCCCTGAGCATGCTCGAGCACTGCAATATTCTTCGGCTGGGCCAGAGCAACTTCACGATCTGCGCCGAGGCCAGCTATGCCAGGCTGTTTGATGAGCGCTCAAAACTGCCGGCCGTTGTATTGATCACCGGGCTGGTCTTTACCTGGATGATTTATCTGTTGATGTACTTTCATCACCGCCTGCGCCAGCGCCATAACGGGGTCAAGGATGCCAACTATCGCCTGAGAGGCGAGGTGGAAAAGCGCATTGCCCTGCAGCAGGAGGTGGAATGGCTGGCGCAGCATGATGAGCTGACAAAGGTGCCCAATCGGCGCTATTTCAGCCAGTGGGTCGAGAAACTCGATGCCAGCCGGACCCGGACGATCATCGTGATCGATATTGACCACTTCAAGAAGATCAATGATCTGCTGGGACATCCAACGGGGGATCACTACCTGCAGCGCGTCGCTCACTGTCTGCAGGATATCGTCACCCGCCATGGCGGACTGCTGGCCCGTTTTGGTGGAGAGGAGTTCATTGCCTGTCTGCCCGACATCTCACCGGAAAAGGCTGCCGAGGTGGGCGAGCAGCTACGTCGCGGTGTCGAAGCGCTAAACCTGACAAGACACGATGGCCACACCATTGTCACCATCAGCCTCGGACTGATTACGACACGCCGCGCCAGCGATAACCTGCCGGACCTGATTCAGGCCGCCGATCAGGCGCTTTACCGGGCCAAACTGGCAGGACGCAATCGCGTTGAACTGGCGGGCATGCTGGATACAAGCGCCTGACCCTTCAGGAAGATCGACGGCTCGCAAAGAAGGTTTTCAAAAGCCGGCGGGCGGGTGCCACCAGCACGCCCGAAACAACCTCTACCTCATGGTTGTGCCAGGGCTGAGCAAAGAGATTGGCCTTTGACTGCGCCATACCGGTTCGCGGCTCCGCCACGCCATAGACGACTCGCGCGATCCGCGCATGAATGATGGCTCCGGTGCACATTAAACAGGGCTCCACGCTGACATACAGGGTACAGCCGGTCAGCCGGTAATTGCCGGTACGCTTGCCGGCATCGCGCAGGGCCTGCACTTCGGCATGCGCCGTGGGATCATGCTGCCCGACCGGCGCATTGAACCCCTCACCAATGATCTCGCCTTCGGCGCTGACCACGACGGCCCCGACCGGTACTTCTCCTGCTGCCATGGCAAGGTGCGCCTGATCCAACGCCCGATGCATATAGAACTCGTCGCTGCGCATGATCGCTTCCCTGTCGCCAAATCGACCCATGATATAAAAAAACCGGCGCCCACAGGCACCGGTTCTCGTAAATATCATGGGTCAGTCGACATTCGACTGCCCCGGGCCTCACTATCAGGCCGCGCTGTCGGCTTTCAGAGACGCCATATCGATCACGAAACGATAGCGGACATCGCCCTTTTGCATGCGATCCCAGGCCTCGTTGATCTGATCGATGTTGATCATCTCGACATCACAGGTGATGCCATGTTCGGCGCAAAAATCCAGCACTTCCTGGGTTTCGGGCATGCCGCCGATGAGCGAGCCTGCCAGCACCCGGCGACGGAAGACCAGATTGGCACCGCTGACAGCCGGATCCAGCGGCTCGAGCAGGCCGACCAGGATATGAGTGCCGTCCGGCTTGAGGGCATTGAGATAGGGGTTGATGTCGTGCTGTACCGGAACGGTATCGAGCATGAAATCGAAGGTTTCGGTCACGGCCGCCATCTGCGCTTCATCGGTGGAGACCACCACATGATCAGCGCCCTGCTTTTTCGCTTCGGCCACCTTGGATTCGGATCGGGTAAAGAGCGTTACCTCGGCCCCCATGGCGCTGGCCAGCTTGACGCCCATATGGCCCAGACCACCCATGCCAATAATCCCGACCTTGTCGCCCGGCTTGACACCGTAATGCTTGAGCGGGGAATAGGTAGTGATTCCGGCACACAGGATCGGCGCGGCGGATTTGAGATCGAGACCGTCCGGCATGCGTACCACGAATCGGTCACTGACCACGACAGAGTCGGAGTAGCCGCCCTGGGTCAGGGTGTTGTCGTGGCGGTCGGGACTGCCGTAGGTCATGGTGAACCCTTCGGCGCAGTACTGCTCGAGACCGCTGTTGCAGGAATTGCACTGACGGCAGGAATCCACCATACAGCCAACGCCCACAATATCGCCTGCCTTGAAATTTGTTACGTCATTGCCCACGGCGGTCACACGACCCACGATTTCATGCCCCGGAACGACCGGATAGGTCGCCATGCCCCAGTCATCGCGGGCGAAGTGAAGATCGCTATGGCAGACACCGCAGTAGAGAATCTCGATGGAAACATCATCAGCGCGCGGCGTGCGACGCTCGAAGTTCCAGAGTGCAAGCGGGGTTTCAGCACTATGGGCAGCGTAGCCCCTGGCGGGTGTCGACATAATCTTTCTCCTGCGTATCAAAACCGGACATCCGCATTCAGGCGGATATCCTAGAGTGATTCCAGTGTGGTATCGAAATCCGTCCTGCACCATACACGGTTCTGCTTGTCACTTGCCTATTTCTGCAAAAATAATTGTTATAAGATATCATTTACGCGATTTTCATGCATAATCCTGACATCTTCTGTAGCCAATGAATACTTGCCCCGAATTACGGATGTCCCGTCATGACCGATACCCTGCCCAATCTGTCACATGCACCTGCCACCGACGCTCTTCAGCAGCGCATGTGCGAGCTGATGACGCCCCTGATCGACCGGGACGGCTATATCCCGACGAACCTGGAAGGCGTACGACTCATGGCCCTTCATGGTAGCCATCCGCGCACGCCGCTGGTCTACGAGCCGGGGCTTTTCATCATCGCTCAGGGGGAAAAGACCGGATATCTGGGAGAGCGCACGATCCACTATGGCGCCGGTCACTATCTGGTTCAGGCCATGCCGGTGCCCTTTGAATGTGAAACCCGGGCCACGCCGCAGGCGCCCATGCTGGGTGTGTCCATCAGCATCGACATGATCATGCTGGGAGAACTGAGCCAGGTCGTACCGAAAGCGCCAAATACGATCTCGACGCCCAAGCCCATGGCGGCCGTGGATCTGACCTCCTCCATGGGGCAAGGCGTGGTGCATCTGCTGGAGTGTCTGCATGATGAGGTCATGTGCCGCGCACTGGGGCGACAGCGTATTCGTGAAGTACTGTTTGAAGCGCTCAGGGGGCCGCAGGGAGAGTCATTACGCCAGCTTCTACAGCAACACACCCAGTATGGGCGTATCGGTCTTGCGCTTGAGGCCCTGCATCGTGACTACGCGCATCCGCTGTCCGTCGAGACGCTGGCCGAAAAGGTCAACATGAGCCCCTCGGCCTTTCATCATCACTTCAAGCGATTTACGCACCTCTCTCCGCTGCAATACCAAAAGCGCATCAGGCTTTTAAAAGCGCGTGCCATGATTGCCGCCAGAACCCATAACGTCAGCAGTGCCGCCAGCGCCGTGGGCTATCAGAGTGCGTCCCAGTTCAGCCGGGAGTACAAGCGCTATTTCGGCAATCAGCCGGTAGGCGATCAGCGCCTTGAGTCTCGCGAAGTCGGCTGATCGATCGACTGGTCGTTGATCATTCCAACCAGTTCGGTTTCCTTGCGGCGCATGAAGGGCGCATTGATGAAGGCTCCGAAGGGAATAAAGGCGGCCAGGATCATGCGGGCAATATCCATGCCGCTCCAGCCGCCCATGGACACTACTCGAAAGACCACCGACAGGTAGAGCAAAAAGGCCACCCCATGGATCGGCCCCATGATGGAGACCGCCAGCGGAATACCGGCCACGTGCTTGAGCGGCACGGCCACTACCAGCAGCAGTAAAAGGGTTGTCCCCTCCAGAATCGACACCAGTCTCAGGCGCTTCATTCGGGTATGGATCAGCTCGGGTGTGTTCAATGGAGACTCTCTTGAATCGGTGCGCGTTGAGAAGGGGTCATGCCAATACTGTAATGAACCGACCCTGCATTGCGCTACCCAAAACCCGAGGGGTGCGCGCAAAAGACCCGGCCATTATGGTGGCGATCTGTTTTAGCAGCGTCGACACCCTCAATGGTGGATATCTCGATCCAGACCGTAGACCGCATGGTCATGCACCACGCCATTGACGCTCTCGGCGCGCGTAATCACACCCTCGAGCCGCGCCCCAAGCCGCTCGCAAACCGCCCGGCTTCGAGTATTGCCGGTCGCCGCCGAGATCTGCACCTTCTGCAGGTCGTAATGCTTAAACGCCAATTGCGTCATGGCCTGACAGGCCTGCGTCATCAGCCCGCGACCCTGCCAGCGTGCTCCAAGCCAGTACCCCAGACTGGCTCGACCGGTCGCCGGCATGATCTCGTTAAAGCTCACCAGACCGATCAAGCGAACGCATTCCTGATGGACATGAAGCCCGCAGATCAGCCGCTTGCCCTCGGCGTGATCATGCAGCGACCGGCGAATGAACTCACCACTATCGGCCGGCGATGCCGTATGGGCCACCCAGCCAAGCCATGGGCTTAAATGGGTACGATTGTCATCCACCAGACGATAAAGTTCCGGCGCCATACCGGGGTGAAGCAGCGAAAGGGAAAGCGTCTCGTTGATCGAATGAAAAAACATGTTGGGCCCTTTCAGCGCGGTACATATCTTTGGTGACGTTGAACCCCACTATATTTGACATCACGAATAAATACATCTGGATCACCTGGCCGTCTCCCGCTGATCGATCTGAGCCATCATGATCTGCGCCAGGTGCGCATAGTTCTGATCAAAATGGTGTCCACCCGGCAGCTGGATTCTTGTGCCTTTCATCTCAGGCTGCAGGCAGCCACTGTCAGGAGCCTCCTCACTGCCATAGAGGCATACCAGCTTGTCAGCCGGCACACGAGCCACTTCAGGGCCGGTCTGCGTTTCGCCATTGCTCTTGCCCAGCCATCCGCTCACGGCAATCTCGAAATCAGCCGTTTTTGAAAAGGCCAGCAGTATCATGGCCGATACGGACTGCTGATCCTGCGCGGAGAGTCGGTTATAAAGCGCCGGAAGGATGTCAGCGCCAAAGGAGTAGCCCGCCAGCACGAAGTGCTCTGCCCCCCACTTCTGTCGATATGTCGCCATCAGCGCGCCCAGATCAGCTGCGCTCTGTTCGGGACTTCGATGCTGCCAGAAGGCCTTGAGCGTATCGACGCCCACCACCGGATAGCCATGTGCCGCCATGTACTCACCGGAAACCTGATCAAGATCACGCCAGCCGCCGTCTCCCGAGTAATAAAGGGTGACCGTCTTCGAATGTGTCTGATCGCCCTGCCCCGGCAACGGTATGGTGGGAAGCGTACTACCGCTGCCCTTGAGCAGTGCCGCCAATCGTTGCGCGGCCAGGGTGGTACTGGCAGCGCCGTAATCACCGATGGTGGTATGCACCTCAATCCCCTCTACACCACGCACAAATCGTCCGGTCGCATCATCGGGATCATTGTTCCAGACGATGTCCCACTTTCCATGGTGGCCGCTGGTGGGCAACGGCGTGCGACAGTCCAGCGCTGCCACTCTGAAGCCGGCAGACAGGGCATGCGCCTGATCGATGTTCTGATCGGCCAGCCAGCGCCAGGCCAGCGCCCCGCCGCGACCCAGCCCCACCACCAGATCAATACGATCTTCCAGTGATTTCCGGGCCTGCATCAAACGCGCCTGCTGCGTGTTGCAGTCGTCACCATCATCCAGCATAAACTGCACCAGCTCGGCACCGGTCTGTTCAGACAGCGCCAGCAGCGCATTGTCATCAAAATGCTGATCCGGCGTAGCCGCAATCACGATGTGGGCCTCGGGCCGCCCGCCCGGATGGGCCGTTGTCAGCGTCTCATTGGCATCAACCCGTGTCGTCGTCACGCCCGGCTCAGGCGGTCTTTGCCACCACCAGTAGAGACCGCCCAGAGCGGCAAGAACCAGTACGCCCGCCGCGATGCGGCGCCACACTCTGATGTTTCCCTTTGCCATGATCAACGCCTCACCAGTCCGGTATAGCCGCCTGCAATCAGCGCTGCGGTGTCCTTGAGCGCCACCAGCGGGTCCAGCCCTGCCGGTACCGCCATGTAGCGCGGCTCCCAGCACGGATCAAACTTGTCCTTGAATCGCTTGAGCCCCTGAAAGTTGTAGAAATGCTCTCCGTAGCGGTAAACCACTGCCCCCAACCGCTGAGCCAATGGCGCGCCGGCTCGCGGCTGCATACCGGCCATGGGCACCATGCCGAGGCTGAACACTTCAAGCCCGCTGGCCTGATAGTGCAGAATCAGCGCAATCATCAAAAACTCCATGGCAAGCTTTGGTGCCTGATCCCCGGCCCGCATCAGATCAATCCCGGCCTCTCGTCCCCGATCCGTTTCCAGCAGATTGGCAAAGGCCACCGGCTCGTCGTTGTATCGCACCAGCGCCACAGGAAAATGCGCCAGATACGAAGACGTAAAGCGCCCCAGCGAGAAGCTTTTTTCTCGGGCACTCTTGGCCAGCCGCCAGGCATCGGAGATGGCCTCAAGCTTGTCCAGTGGCGCCTCCCCCGGAGCAAGAAATTCAACCGACATTCCATCGCGCTGCCCGCGATTCCAGGTGTAGCGCAGCGACTTGTGCTGCTTGCTGTCCAGGTTGAAGGTACGCAGATCGACACGCGCCTCTTCACCCAGCTTGACCGCGCTCAGGCCGATATCCATGTAGCTGTGCAGGTTTTCTGCCCGTACCTGATAAAACACCGGACGGGCGTGGTGACGATCACAGAGATCACGAAAGCGCCAGATCATCTCGGCACGCTCACCGGCCGGCCCGACCGGGTCAAAAAGCGCCACCATGCTGCGCCCATGGCGGGCATACATGATGAAAGCGCTCTGCGTGTCGTTGAATAAAAATGCCTTGTCGCCGGTCATGGCCAGCCAGCCTTCGGGATGGCTGCCCTCGTTGATGATCGAGTCGGCCCGTTGTCGCGCGGCTTCATCGGGCAGGATAATGGCCCCGGGCTGGGTTCGGATCAGCCAGGCCAGCGCAATACCTGCCATTAAAAGCGCGCTGCCAAGCTCCGCCCGAAGCGCGCGCGGCACCTGGGCATCGAGGGCAAACTGCCACCAGAGCCGATTGCGATAGGGCACGTCCTGGTAGACGAAAAACATGATCCAGAGCGAGGCCAGCACGACACAAAGACAGGCCAGAAGATGAAAGGGAGACACCGGCATCTGCATCAGCCGGCTGGGTCGATAAAAGGCGCGCCGAAACACCAGCAGCAGCGCCGCCACGGCCAGCGCGATGCCGGCCTCCTCCCAGTCCAGCCCCTTGAGCAGCGACAGCACACTCGACAGCAGCAAAAGCCCAAGCGTCAGCGCCCAGGCCGCCGACAGTCGACGACGCAGCCCGTTGGCCAACAGCAGACACAGCACACCGATTAGGCTGGCGGCCAGATGGGAGGCATCGACCAGTCGATGCGGCACCAGCTCGCCCAGTACTTCCAGCCGCGCACTGACGGCAGGCGTGACGCCTGAAAACAGCAGCACGACCCCGGTCAGAAAGACCAGCAGTGACAGGGTTGGTGCCGCCATGCCCGAGGCCACATTCAATGCCGTGCGCGCGTGACGGGAGCGGCGTGCCTCGATCAACAAAAGTGCCAGACATCCCAGCAGCAGCGGCAGTACCACATAGATCAGCCGGTAAAGCACAAGCGCCGCCGTCAGCGGTGCCAGCCCCACATGATGGGAAAGCCCCGTCAGCATGATGGCCTCGAAAACGCCGACGCCTCCCGGCACATGGCTTAGTACGCCGCCGGCCAGGGCCAGCAGGTAAATGATGACAAAAGCAGGAAAGGCCGGCGCATGCGGCAGCAATACATAAAGCGTGGCGGCCGCCAGCGTGACATCCAGCAGCGTGATCAGACACTGCCACCCCGCCAGACGCAGGGTGGGAAGACGCATTCGCCATTGGCGCCAGCGCACATGGACAACCCAGGCGCCTGGCTCAACCTCGGCCCGACGCCACCAGAACACCATTACCAGATAACCAACAGCCACACCGCAGGCAATTAACATCACTACAGGTAGCGGCAACGAGAGCAGACGCGCCGTGTGTGAGGGCGTCAATAGCACGGCCAGAGCCGCCAACAATGGCAAGGAACTCCCAAGGGCCAGGCTGGTGAAAGCCGACATCCGCATGATTTCGCGACCGCCGATGCCATGATTGCCATAAAGACGGCTTCTGACCGCCGCGCCCGACAGCATGGAAAGTCCGACCGCATTGCCGATCGCCGGCGCACACAGCCCACCGGTCACCAGCATTCGCCGTGACAATGTCACCCCGGCGAACCGCGCAGCAGACCACTCGTAGCCCACCAGCGACACAAAGCCAAGCAACGTGGTCAGAAGCGCCAGCGACACGGCCTGCACCGGCACGGCGACAATAGCGTCATGTAAAAGCGTCGGATTCATCCGGGCCAGCAGATGCCAGCAGGCCAGCAATGCCAGCACAAACAGCAGCAGAATCAGTCCTGCCTGCCAGCGATGGCGATGCCGTCGTAAAGGATCATGCCAGTGTCTACGGACAGGCTCTGACTCCAGACCCTTTTGCTGTTCACCTGCAACAGCGGCTTCCTGATTTCCACCCTTGACGCTCAAGACGCACTCCTTTCACCACCTGACCGGGGTTCAGAGAACGAAAAAAGCCATGGTCCATGCACTGCCGGCACATGTCTCTTGTCGAAGATGCTGAAGTAGACCTTAACAACGATGACAAGTTCTCATGTCATGAAAACTTCAATGCCGCAATGTCATAAGTTCAATGTTGTTGCATACCATAATTTCCCTTTTAAGGCCGATCAGCCTTGAGACTGCCAATCAACCGGCCGTTATTAGGGAAAGATGGGAATGTGAAAGGTATTGTTTCAATATGTTCAATGCCTGCATGATGAGGGAGTATCACCCGGCGCGAGGCCTCCGGGAGCCTGCTCACGGATTGATGCAGGGCTGCTGCACTCCTTTCAACGAAGCCGTCGAGGTCGACCGTGGAAAGTGTCGCCATCGCGGTGAAAAGCACTGCCTTTTTCGTATCTCGAGCCGATGAAAACACCACGCCTGGAAAACTCGTCCAACACTATCGAACGCCTGAAAAGGCAGCTCGCCCGTGAACGGCAGGCACGCCATGCCGCCGAGCTCGCTGCCGACGCCAGTGCGCGACGTCTTTATCGCGAGCAGTTAAAACTTCAGGCCGTCTCGCAGGTGGCTACCCAGCCACATGGCACCATGCGCCTTCGCCAGGCCTC contains:
- a CDS encoding virulence factor family protein; amino-acid sequence: MAKGNIRVWRRIAAGVLVLAALGGLYWWWQRPPEPGVTTTRVDANETLTTAHPGGRPEAHIVIAATPDQHFDDNALLALSEQTGAELVQFMLDDGDDCNTQQARLMQARKSLEDRIDLVVGLGRGGALAWRWLADQNIDQAHALSAGFRVAALDCRTPLPTSGHHGKWDIVWNNDPDDATGRFVRGVEGIEVHTTIGDYGAASTTLAAQRLAALLKGSGSTLPTIPLPGQGDQTHSKTVTLYYSGDGGWRDLDQVSGEYMAAHGYPVVGVDTLKAFWQHRSPEQSAADLGALMATYRQKWGAEHFVLAGYSFGADILPALYNRLSAQDQQSVSAMILLAFSKTADFEIAVSGWLGKSNGETQTGPEVARVPADKLVCLYGSEEAPDSGCLQPEMKGTRIQLPGGHHFDQNYAHLAQIMMAQIDQRETAR
- a CDS encoding DUF3817 domain-containing protein codes for the protein MNTPELIHTRMKRLRLVSILEGTTLLLLLVVAVPLKHVAGIPLAVSIMGPIHGVAFLLYLSVVFRVVSMGGWSGMDIARMILAAFIPFGAFINAPFMRRKETELVGMINDQSIDQPTSRDSRR
- the mprF gene encoding bifunctional lysylphosphatidylglycerol flippase/synthetase MprF, which codes for MSVKGGNQEAAVAGEQQKGLESEPVRRHWHDPLRRHRHRWQAGLILLLFVLALLACWHLLARMNPTLLHDAIVAVPVQAVSLALLTTLLGFVSLVGYEWSAARFAGVTLSRRMLVTGGLCAPAIGNAVGLSMLSGAAVRSRLYGNHGIGGREIMRMSAFTSLALGSSLPLLAALAVLLTPSHTARLLSLPLPVVMLIACGVAVGYLVMVFWWRRAEVEPGAWVVHVRWRQWRMRLPTLRLAGWQCLITLLDVTLAAATLYVLLPHAPAFPAFVIIYLLALAGGVLSHVPGGVGVFEAIMLTGLSHHVGLAPLTAALVLYRLIYVVLPLLLGCLALLLIEARRSRHARTALNVASGMAAPTLSLLVFLTGVVLLFSGVTPAVSARLEVLGELVPHRLVDASHLAASLIGVLCLLLANGLRRRLSAAWALTLGLLLLSSVLSLLKGLDWEEAGIALAVAALLLVFRRAFYRPSRLMQMPVSPFHLLACLCVVLASLWIMFFVYQDVPYRNRLWWQFALDAQVPRALRAELGSALLMAGIALAWLIRTQPGAIILPDEAARQRADSIINEGSHPEGWLAMTGDKAFLFNDTQSAFIMYARHGRSMVALFDPVGPAGERAEMIWRFRDLCDRHHARPVFYQVRAENLHSYMDIGLSAVKLGEEARVDLRTFNLDSKQHKSLRYTWNRGQRDGMSVEFLAPGEAPLDKLEAISDAWRLAKSAREKSFSLGRFTSSYLAHFPVALVRYNDEPVAFANLLETDRGREAGIDLMRAGDQAPKLAMEFLMIALILHYQASGLEVFSLGMVPMAGMQPRAGAPLAQRLGAVVYRYGEHFYNFQGLKRFKDKFDPCWEPRYMAVPAGLDPLVALKDTAALIAGGYTGLVRR
- a CDS encoding AraC family transcriptional regulator, with amino-acid sequence MTDTLPNLSHAPATDALQQRMCELMTPLIDRDGYIPTNLEGVRLMALHGSHPRTPLVYEPGLFIIAQGEKTGYLGERTIHYGAGHYLVQAMPVPFECETRATPQAPMLGVSISIDMIMLGELSQVVPKAPNTISTPKPMAAVDLTSSMGQGVVHLLECLHDEVMCRALGRQRIREVLFEALRGPQGESLRQLLQQHTQYGRIGLALEALHRDYAHPLSVETLAEKVNMSPSAFHHHFKRFTHLSPLQYQKRIRLLKARAMIAARTHNVSSAASAVGYQSASQFSREYKRYFGNQPVGDQRLESREVG
- a CDS encoding NAD(P)-dependent alcohol dehydrogenase, with translation MSTPARGYAAHSAETPLALWNFERRTPRADDVSIEILYCGVCHSDLHFARDDWGMATYPVVPGHEIVGRVTAVGNDVTNFKAGDIVGVGCMVDSCRQCNSCNSGLEQYCAEGFTMTYGSPDRHDNTLTQGGYSDSVVVSDRFVVRMPDGLDLKSAAPILCAGITTYSPLKHYGVKPGDKVGIIGMGGLGHMGVKLASAMGAEVTLFTRSESKVAEAKKQGADHVVVSTDEAQMAAVTETFDFMLDTVPVQHDINPYLNALKPDGTHILVGLLEPLDPAVSGANLVFRRRVLAGSLIGGMPETQEVLDFCAEHGITCDVEMINIDQINEAWDRMQKGDVRYRFVIDMASLKADSAA
- a CDS encoding sensor domain-containing diguanylate cyclase is translated as MKAFFARHGDLLLTLCALPCVAAGWWLTPPVEHLLLALVGMVTLSRLGMNVTRRWRPYRLRPFAIMITGITLIPLLALLASFLLPDAAVNYAQWSLIFDHWPEQAPFYSIRPSILMTVALVLLLVLPLFSSRPGEIGPIGLAMATMLTATHLIEQHGFISLHEVSLSTPTLLAIVLLLAAEFVTQWPKRRLATVGIALAASMTVLLILLVLWHYHNSQNIRDVNQVARTRVDALSERLGQEISVSDQAMQRFAISWDSAGSLPSSRAWTHRAKHLVEHFDYMRTIAYIDRQGPRIRHAYPLQNNQPLLGHHVLSSDDDIALPDALQGNASATGMVSLTNGGRGVIFYQPIHDLDTAAINGAAGFVIDPARLFATIDDAQDSQNFRIRVMQNGTTLYSSNTREALSMLEHCNILRLGQSNFTICAEASYARLFDERSKLPAVVLITGLVFTWMIYLLMYFHHRLRQRHNGVKDANYRLRGEVEKRIALQQEVEWLAQHDELTKVPNRRYFSQWVEKLDASRTRTIIVIDIDHFKKINDLLGHPTGDHYLQRVAHCLQDIVTRHGGLLARFGGEEFIACLPDISPEKAAEVGEQLRRGVEALNLTRHDGHTIVTISLGLITTRRASDNLPDLIQAADQALYRAKLAGRNRVELAGMLDTSA
- a CDS encoding GNAT family N-acetyltransferase; protein product: MFFHSINETLSLSLLHPGMAPELYRLVDDNRTHLSPWLGWVAHTASPADSGEFIRRSLHDHAEGKRLICGLHVHQECVRLIGLVSFNEIMPATGRASLGYWLGARWQGRGLMTQACQAMTQLAFKHYDLQKVQISAATGNTRSRAVCERLGARLEGVITRAESVNGVVHDHAVYGLDRDIHH
- the tadA gene encoding tRNA adenosine(34) deaminase TadA — protein: MRSDEFYMHRALDQAHLAMAAGEVPVGAVVVSAEGEIIGEGFNAPVGQHDPTAHAEVQALRDAGKRTGNYRLTGCTLYVSVEPCLMCTGAIIHARIARVVYGVAEPRTGMAQSKANLFAQPWHNHEVEVVSGVLVAPARRLLKTFFASRRSS